From one Alicyclobacillus acidocaldarius subsp. acidocaldarius Tc-4-1 genomic stretch:
- a CDS encoding chemotaxis protein CheA, which produces MNREYLDAFLAESTENVEKLEDGCLELERQGPEPNLVAELFRAAHTLKGMSATMGFSCLAELTHRVEDVFGLWRDHPESFQPEQVDILLQAIDRMRVHLEAISTSGSEPDLKDDDVMASLQTAFQAREPLHPSQRNGLEEDIARYATEAERQGKVAYRLHIQLTSDCMMPAVRLAMVYQTLKDSADIAAAEPTEDAVWAGDVQTTEAYVVIYSERDEIEQIQKKVLDITDVARCDAERLVTSSGSSNRKDSHGELGSQETQFQSMSTTPTESAARPRSNDSRPDRSIRVSVRRMDALLNTMSEMVIAKTRLDTIAAASNDPALREAVERLDRLTKDLQDEVMQLRMAPVESVFHRYPRMMRDLERKLNREFDFVMTGLETEMDRIVLEEMGEAIVHLLRNAVDHGLEPPEVREQRGKSRRGTIRLSAYASGGHIYIEVADDGSGIDRTRVLQSAIAKGVITSEEGATMSDEAVYELLFRSGFSTAKEVSDISGRGVGLDAVRDKVESLGGKIRIDTELGRGTTFVIELPLTLAILPALLVSVRGQTFAIPMANVDEVVRLREADVRYVQNEPVYPSGDRIVPMVDVAEWLGLGVRRWVFPQTAVVCRNGKQKFVMVVDKVLDELEIVNKPLGRYLEGVRGFSGATILGDGKVSLILDVRSIGQSA; this is translated from the coding sequence GTGAACCGTGAATACCTGGACGCGTTCTTGGCCGAGTCGACGGAAAATGTCGAGAAACTAGAAGATGGGTGTCTGGAGCTTGAACGCCAAGGTCCGGAGCCTAACCTTGTTGCTGAGCTTTTTCGAGCGGCGCACACACTAAAAGGCATGAGTGCCACGATGGGATTTTCTTGCCTGGCGGAGCTCACACATCGAGTCGAGGATGTGTTCGGTTTGTGGAGAGATCATCCTGAGAGCTTTCAGCCAGAGCAAGTGGATATCCTGCTCCAAGCGATTGACCGAATGCGGGTTCACCTCGAGGCCATTTCGACGTCTGGGAGTGAGCCTGATCTCAAAGACGACGATGTGATGGCTTCTCTACAAACTGCTTTCCAAGCAAGAGAACCATTGCACCCGAGTCAAAGAAACGGGCTAGAAGAGGACATAGCGCGGTATGCAACGGAAGCCGAACGACAAGGCAAGGTCGCCTATCGGCTTCACATTCAACTCACCTCTGATTGCATGATGCCTGCCGTTCGGCTTGCGATGGTGTACCAGACGTTGAAGGATTCCGCGGACATCGCCGCAGCGGAACCGACAGAAGATGCGGTGTGGGCAGGAGATGTGCAAACGACAGAAGCGTATGTCGTCATCTATTCAGAACGCGACGAGATCGAACAGATTCAGAAAAAAGTGCTCGACATCACGGATGTCGCTCGCTGTGATGCTGAAAGATTGGTTACATCAAGCGGAAGCTCAAATCGGAAAGATTCACACGGAGAATTAGGTTCTCAAGAAACCCAGTTCCAATCGATGTCGACAACTCCCACAGAATCCGCGGCTCGTCCTAGGAGCAACGATAGCCGCCCCGATAGGTCGATTCGCGTTTCCGTGCGTCGGATGGACGCGCTTCTGAACACCATGAGTGAGATGGTTATCGCGAAAACCCGTCTGGATACGATTGCGGCTGCCTCGAACGATCCGGCGTTGCGGGAGGCCGTGGAACGCTTGGATCGATTGACGAAGGACCTTCAGGATGAGGTGATGCAGCTGCGGATGGCTCCGGTTGAGTCGGTGTTTCATCGTTATCCGCGAATGATGCGAGACCTGGAGCGGAAGCTGAATCGGGAGTTCGACTTTGTCATGACGGGGCTTGAGACGGAAATGGACCGTATCGTGCTTGAAGAGATGGGCGAAGCCATTGTCCATTTGTTGCGCAACGCGGTTGATCACGGTCTTGAGCCTCCAGAGGTGCGTGAACAACGGGGAAAGTCGCGTCGTGGAACCATTCGACTGTCGGCCTATGCGTCTGGCGGACACATCTACATCGAGGTTGCGGATGACGGATCGGGTATCGATCGAACTCGCGTTCTTCAATCCGCGATAGCAAAAGGTGTGATCACATCCGAGGAAGGCGCGACCATGTCCGACGAGGCCGTGTATGAGCTGCTGTTTCGATCTGGATTCAGTACGGCGAAAGAGGTGTCGGACATTTCCGGTCGGGGCGTCGGCCTTGACGCGGTGCGCGATAAAGTGGAGTCGCTCGGTGGGAAAATCCGCATCGATACGGAACTCGGTCGCGGCACGACGTTTGTGATCGAATTGCCACTTACACTCGCGATTCTTCCGGCGCTTCTCGTCTCCGTGCGAGGGCAGACATTTGCGATTCCCATGGCGAATGTTGACGAGGTGGTGCGACTCCGAGAAGCAGACGTACGGTATGTGCAAAACGAGCCTGTATATCCAAGTGGGGACAGGATTGTGCCGATGGTCGACGTGGCGGAGTGGCTTGGACTTGGCGTGAGACGGTGGGTGTTTCCGCAGACTGCGGTGGTATGTCGGAATGGGAAACAGAAGTTTGTGATGGTCGTCGATAAGGTTCTGGATGAATTGGAGATTGTGAACAAGCCTCTTGGTCGTTACCTGGAGGGTGTCCGTGGTTTTTCAGGAGCGACCATTCTCGGCGACGGCAAAGTGTCGCTCATTCTCGACGTGCGGTCCATTGGGCAATCCGCATGA
- a CDS encoding chemotaxis protein CheW produces the protein MVESYVIMRVGEERYGAHVSQVQSVERLGEITPVPRTLSFIKGVIHLRGSVVPVIDLAERVGFTHRAQDANEMRVVIAEVEDRVVGMIVDGVEDVVQIPPETIEPPPAVVGGLQAVYLKGVARVGNDLLVLLNLNRVFSAAESEQLKQIEQFITS, from the coding sequence ATGGTGGAGTCCTATGTGATCATGCGGGTGGGTGAAGAACGCTATGGCGCGCATGTGTCGCAAGTGCAATCGGTGGAACGGCTCGGGGAGATCACGCCTGTCCCGCGCACGTTGAGCTTCATCAAAGGCGTGATCCACTTACGCGGTTCAGTCGTGCCAGTGATCGACCTCGCAGAACGCGTGGGATTCACGCATCGAGCGCAGGACGCCAACGAAATGCGTGTTGTGATCGCAGAAGTCGAAGATAGAGTCGTTGGCATGATTGTCGATGGCGTGGAAGACGTCGTTCAGATTCCACCAGAGACCATTGAACCTCCACCGGCCGTGGTAGGTGGTTTACAGGCGGTGTATCTCAAAGGCGTAGCTCGCGTAGGAAATGACCTGTTGGTTCTTCTCAACTTGAATCGCGTCTTTTCTGCGGCCGAATCGGAACAGCTGAAGCAGATTGAACAGTTCATCACGAGTTAA
- a CDS encoding methyl-accepting chemotaxis protein, translating into MRAVSVGLFGVATVFALIEFVRFEVHYKSWIKFMREISHGRLGKRMHPKTRDEYGQLAFELNKLAIGFEDMLRRMMNASNQLMDSAQELESSAQQSTAALQSIAASMQTTSVSAEEQTQHMRDTMTEVHHVQKQIQELNDFIQAVASTAKDAMQRAEEGNASSARWVERLQAIVDQATSLSQSIDSLDHIMSVMADALSTIQKITRDTHLLALNASIEAARAGEHGRGFAVVATEVRRLANLSSEHTKKIETQVAQIPNILEQVRNNMSQTATSIQEGMTAAIETGSVLTNIHHAISDVAEDTAHLRSVIHDIFQSGKNMIEILESTHALSNVVREQTESVSASTEEQYAITEEVARAASVVFQSTRDLRAIIERFEFQSP; encoded by the coding sequence ATGCGTGCCGTATCTGTCGGGCTGTTTGGTGTTGCGACTGTTTTCGCGCTCATAGAGTTTGTTCGATTCGAAGTTCATTATAAGAGCTGGATCAAGTTCATGCGTGAAATCAGTCATGGTCGTCTCGGCAAACGTATGCATCCCAAGACACGTGATGAGTATGGACAATTGGCGTTTGAACTGAATAAACTGGCGATCGGATTCGAAGATATGCTCCGTAGGATGATGAATGCCTCAAATCAATTGATGGATAGTGCTCAAGAACTCGAAAGCAGTGCGCAGCAAAGTACTGCCGCTCTGCAAAGCATTGCCGCTTCCATGCAAACCACCAGCGTCAGCGCTGAAGAACAAACGCAGCATATGCGGGACACGATGACCGAGGTGCACCATGTTCAGAAACAAATTCAGGAGCTCAACGACTTTATACAAGCTGTAGCGTCTACGGCAAAAGATGCAATGCAGCGAGCGGAAGAAGGAAACGCTTCGTCTGCACGTTGGGTAGAACGTTTGCAAGCCATTGTGGACCAAGCCACGAGCCTTTCGCAATCCATTGACTCTCTCGATCACATTATGTCCGTGATGGCGGATGCTCTCTCGACGATTCAGAAGATCACGCGGGACACGCATCTATTGGCCCTCAACGCATCCATTGAAGCCGCTCGAGCCGGCGAACATGGGAGAGGCTTCGCAGTTGTCGCAACGGAAGTGCGTAGGTTAGCCAATCTGTCCTCAGAACATACCAAGAAAATCGAGACGCAGGTTGCTCAAATACCCAACATTCTTGAGCAGGTACGCAATAACATGAGTCAAACAGCGACGTCTATCCAAGAGGGTATGACTGCCGCCATCGAAACAGGTAGTGTCCTGACAAATATTCATCACGCGATCTCAGATGTTGCAGAGGATACAGCGCATCTTCGCTCAGTGATTCACGATATATTCCAAAGCGGAAAAAATATGATCGAGATCTTAGAAAGCACTCATGCACTCTCGAACGTCGTACGAGAACAAACCGAGTCAGTCAGTGCATCAACCGAAGAACAGTATGCGATTACGGAGGAAGTCGCACGAGCGGCATCGGTGGTATTCCAGTCAACGCGAGATCTACGTGCTATCATTGAGCGTTTTGAGTTTCAATCGCCATAA
- a CDS encoding TIGR03826 family flagellar region protein, which produces MDVKETGGIGVALANCRRCGRLFNKTSHDVCPSCIHEEENKIAEIRDYLREHPLANIYEVSQGTSATYEEIVDLIRRGKLLLRQYPNMTYPCERCGAPTQSGRLCMNCAQELSSEIQMGERTYSANKPYKENHNRGFYSRE; this is translated from the coding sequence ATGGATGTAAAGGAAACCGGAGGGATAGGAGTGGCGCTTGCCAACTGCCGCCGATGTGGGCGACTCTTCAATAAGACGAGCCACGATGTATGTCCGAGTTGTATCCATGAAGAAGAAAACAAAATCGCCGAGATCCGCGACTACCTGAGAGAACACCCTCTAGCCAACATCTACGAAGTCTCACAAGGCACTAGTGCAACATATGAAGAGATCGTCGATCTCATCCGTAGAGGCAAGCTTTTGCTACGTCAATATCCGAACATGACGTACCCATGTGAAAGATGTGGTGCACCAACGCAATCTGGGCGGTTGTGTATGAATTGCGCACAAGAATTAAGCTCAGAGATTCAAATGGGCGAGAGAACATATTCTGCGAACAAACCATATAAAGAGAACCATAACAGGGGGTTCTATAGTCGGGAATGA
- a CDS encoding YfmQ family protein yields the protein MAIPAWIAYLAAVVIPVLVLVINPASAWVNRWLSSVSIYPTLESSKTQSVSLNGAELSSDERLQFIQAWNQAIYLTERPEFTGSNYNPINIHIKEGSRTFSLTAFLLGDSKIQFIRHLRRRNITFQVSSQALEEILRTHVERQSVG from the coding sequence TTGGCGATTCCAGCCTGGATAGCATACTTAGCTGCAGTGGTAATCCCCGTTCTGGTGCTTGTAATCAATCCAGCGAGTGCATGGGTTAATCGATGGCTATCGTCCGTGTCAATTTATCCGACCTTGGAATCATCTAAAACTCAGTCTGTGTCTTTGAATGGCGCAGAACTGTCTTCTGATGAACGCCTGCAGTTTATTCAAGCCTGGAATCAAGCCATCTATCTTACTGAACGGCCGGAATTTACTGGATCAAATTATAACCCCATAAACATACACATCAAGGAAGGAAGTCGCACATTTTCCCTCACTGCTTTTTTGCTTGGAGATAGCAAGATTCAGTTCATACGTCACTTGCGTAGGCGAAACATCACGTTTCAGGTATCCTCCCAAGCACTCGAGGAGATTTTACGCACACATGTAGAACGCCAGAGCGTAGGTTAA
- the tnpC gene encoding IS66 family transposase produces the protein MTHENGTITMTEQEYEALQREKEQLRQQVAYLEEQIHLLRHRLFGPSSEKRRKTQAESDSVQLSLFNEAEVEADATASEETEESDTDATSEGVETETITYKRRKPRAARERDAWLYQGEADEVVEYRLSDDERVCPKCAGELHEMSREVTRRVKIIPAQMKKVEYVRYVYACRHCEAQDVETPVVRAPMPKPVQAKSLATPEAVAYVMTKKFVDGMPLYRQEQQFARHGYPLSRQTLANWVVHAAETWLEPLYAKLRQVLLAQRYLHADETTLQVLHEAGRAAQTQSYMWVYRSSMNGPPIVLYDYQETRSADHPRRFLAGFQGYLHVDGYAGYEGLPDVTLVGCWAHARRKFDEALKAVPPKERKGKTAAEEGLSFCNALYAVEKKLKNASAEERQRVRMAKSKPILDAFLAWLEKQEQQVLPKSALGRAVSYGLKQWPKLIRYVEDGHLEIDNNRCERSLKPFVIGRKNWLFANTPRGARASAVTYSIVETSKENGLNPTAYLTYLFERMPNMDIKDEAAFEALLPWSEGLPEGIRVKR, from the coding sequence ATGACGCACGAGAACGGCACCATCACCATGACCGAACAAGAATACGAGGCCCTTCAGCGGGAAAAGGAGCAATTGCGCCAACAGGTGGCCTACTTGGAGGAGCAGATCCATCTGCTCCGTCATCGTCTGTTTGGGCCTTCCAGTGAAAAGCGCCGCAAGACCCAGGCTGAGTCGGACAGCGTCCAGCTCTCGCTGTTCAACGAAGCCGAAGTCGAGGCGGACGCCACAGCTTCTGAGGAGACCGAGGAAAGCGATACGGACGCGACGTCAGAAGGCGTGGAGACGGAGACCATCACGTATAAGCGCCGGAAGCCTCGTGCGGCGCGGGAGCGTGACGCCTGGCTGTATCAGGGCGAAGCAGACGAGGTCGTCGAATACCGACTGTCAGATGACGAGCGAGTCTGCCCGAAATGTGCGGGTGAGCTTCACGAGATGAGCCGTGAGGTCACGCGGCGCGTGAAAATCATCCCGGCGCAGATGAAAAAAGTCGAGTACGTGCGGTACGTGTACGCCTGCCGGCACTGTGAAGCGCAAGACGTGGAGACCCCCGTAGTGCGCGCGCCGATGCCGAAGCCGGTGCAGGCGAAAAGTCTCGCGACGCCGGAAGCGGTCGCCTATGTGATGACGAAGAAATTTGTCGACGGGATGCCGCTGTATCGGCAAGAGCAACAGTTTGCGCGGCACGGGTATCCGCTGTCCCGCCAGACGCTGGCGAATTGGGTGGTGCACGCGGCGGAGACATGGTTAGAGCCGCTCTATGCGAAATTGCGCCAAGTGCTCTTGGCTCAGCGCTATCTACATGCGGACGAAACGACCCTGCAAGTGTTACATGAAGCCGGGCGCGCAGCGCAGACCCAGTCGTACATGTGGGTATATCGCAGCAGTATGAATGGACCGCCCATTGTCCTGTACGATTACCAGGAAACGCGAAGTGCGGACCATCCGCGGCGGTTCTTGGCAGGGTTTCAAGGGTATCTGCACGTGGATGGATACGCGGGATATGAGGGCTTACCGGATGTCACCCTTGTCGGATGTTGGGCACATGCGCGGCGGAAATTTGACGAAGCCCTCAAGGCAGTGCCTCCCAAGGAGCGAAAGGGCAAGACGGCGGCGGAAGAAGGACTGTCCTTCTGCAACGCGCTGTATGCGGTGGAGAAGAAGCTGAAGAACGCAAGCGCCGAAGAGCGGCAACGTGTGCGGATGGCCAAAAGTAAGCCCATCCTGGACGCGTTTTTGGCATGGCTTGAAAAGCAGGAACAGCAGGTGTTGCCGAAAAGCGCGTTAGGACGAGCGGTGAGCTATGGCCTGAAGCAGTGGCCCAAGCTGATTCGGTACGTCGAAGATGGGCATTTGGAGATCGACAACAACCGATGCGAGCGGTCATTGAAGCCGTTTGTGATCGGACGGAAGAACTGGCTTTTTGCCAATACGCCGCGTGGAGCGCGAGCCAGTGCTGTGACATACAGCATCGTGGAGACGTCGAAGGAAAACGGACTGAATCCGACCGCGTATCTCACGTATCTCTTTGAACGGATGCCGAATATGGACATCAAGGATGAAGCGGCGTTCGAGGCATTGTTGCCCTGGTCAGAAGGGCTTCCGGAAGGGATTCGAGTGAAGAGGTGA
- the tnpB gene encoding IS66 family insertion sequence element accessory protein TnpB (TnpB, as the term is used for proteins encoded by IS66 family insertion elements, is considered an accessory protein, since TnpC, encoded by a neighboring gene, is a DDE family transposase.), with protein MLAFDWISDHRVYLACGATDMRKSIDGLAALVQASFQLDPFSPCLFVFCNRQRDKLKILHWSHNGFWLYYRRLERGRFDWPETGDAKTMVITRRELNWLLDGLPLEQPKAHRAVPARSAI; from the coding sequence TTGCTAGCCTTCGACTGGATTTCGGATCACCGCGTGTATCTCGCCTGCGGCGCCACGGACATGCGCAAATCCATTGACGGACTTGCCGCACTCGTTCAGGCGTCGTTTCAACTCGATCCGTTTTCGCCATGCCTGTTTGTCTTCTGCAATCGGCAACGGGACAAACTCAAAATCCTGCACTGGTCGCACAACGGCTTTTGGCTGTACTATCGGCGCTTAGAGCGCGGTCGATTCGATTGGCCAGAGACTGGCGATGCCAAGACCATGGTGATTACACGGCGAGAGCTGAACTGGCTCCTGGATGGCCTTCCACTCGAGCAGCCCAAAGCGCATCGAGCTGTGCCTGCCCGTTCTGCGATTTGA
- the tnpA gene encoding IS66 family insertion sequence element accessory protein TnpA, with protein MREHISHQERRELWRERIAAFYDSGQSASQFCAEHGLKPHQFWYWLRRLRNETAPGTHDATFVSVVTASSPSDVSRSPLTLRIGSVEIDVRPGYDASTLAELIRLVMHVC; from the coding sequence ATGCGAGAGCACATATCTCACCAGGAGCGTCGTGAACTTTGGCGTGAACGTATCGCTGCCTTCTACGACAGCGGCCAGTCCGCCAGTCAGTTTTGCGCTGAGCACGGTCTGAAACCCCATCAGTTCTGGTACTGGCTTCGCCGACTACGAAACGAAACCGCACCTGGCACGCATGACGCGACGTTCGTATCGGTCGTGACAGCCTCATCACCTTCGGATGTAAGCCGTTCGCCCCTGACCCTGCGCATTGGTTCGGTCGAGATTGACGTCCGTCCCGGCTACGACGCCTCGACACTTGCTGAGCTCATTCGGCTCGTGATGCACGTTTGCTAG
- a CDS encoding DUF2508 family protein gives MPSDPKPSPQASAAHTVLPWARRRSGTSTLSETERCVRPDQPDSMDRQRFLREVLKSWRELEIARRQFESVSDPLLIDHVVFRMSAAERQLNYLFRLAREYGISFDGPEFDWTSDEWRVE, from the coding sequence ATGCCATCGGACCCCAAACCGTCTCCACAAGCTTCTGCTGCGCACACGGTTCTGCCGTGGGCGCGAAGGCGATCCGGCACTTCCACCCTGTCGGAGACCGAACGCTGCGTGCGACCGGACCAGCCGGATTCCATGGATCGGCAGCGTTTTCTCCGCGAGGTTCTGAAGAGCTGGCGCGAGCTCGAGATCGCGAGGCGGCAGTTCGAAAGCGTCTCGGATCCACTGCTCATCGACCACGTCGTGTTTCGCATGAGCGCCGCCGAACGCCAGCTCAATTACCTATTTCGGCTTGCGCGGGAATACGGGATCTCGTTCGACGGCCCCGAGTTCGACTGGACCTCCGACGAGTGGCGCGTCGAGTGA
- a CDS encoding pro-sigmaK processing inhibitor BofA family protein, with protein sequence MASQFFQKPSRALLWMLRGLLIGCLLMAVVDAIGSYLGFHLPLNPITVLAAGFLGLPGLAALVVLHLWVLA encoded by the coding sequence ATGGCAAGCCAATTTTTCCAAAAGCCCAGTCGCGCGCTCCTGTGGATGCTACGCGGGCTCCTAATTGGATGTCTGCTCATGGCAGTGGTCGACGCCATAGGCAGTTACCTCGGCTTCCACTTGCCTCTCAACCCCATCACCGTTCTTGCGGCTGGCTTTCTCGGACTGCCGGGGCTCGCCGCGCTTGTCGTACTTCACTTATGGGTACTTGCGTAG
- a CDS encoding putative polysaccharide biosynthesis protein: MNSPGSGTAKLARGTSLYVICVALAKVLGLVWVIPVTAIIGPTGNGIYGNAYAVYNILQQLATSGFPLAMGKLIAERRARGERAVVEHIYRVTMRSLMIFSVCAFAVMWFGAPIFAHMVSLKDSAASVEQNVPSLRAVSLMLLVIPAMSGLRGYLQGFQRLEGPAYSQTFEQLFRVIAMVVGAYLVVDVWHRDRAVYGAAAATFGGFVGGLAGLILLVAFALPIRRRERPLGYDDSPFRSRQILRMVYHIALPVSLGGLVVPIANLVDSWTVTNLLQVSGESYAQAVANYGILTRQAMYLVMLPMSFAYAIGVSVLPSVSAAKAKRSQADLQMNITFTLRTMFLMSFPTSAALLVLSRPINLALFGTTAGSDIISTVSFMSIFASMELISTYVLQGLGKMYRPVRNMFLGLGIKTALNFALILGLHNALGAALATTCGYIVSSLLNVAAVRKYGQVHFSLRRLMRPFFRSALVAAIAMFGADYGLGRLLHAGHGVEGRLAAVIELLVAGGVGALVYLLLVARSGVMTEEEFRSVPGVGKYLGKMARRLRKPPRRPGTERLRKYP; the protein is encoded by the coding sequence GTGAACTCGCCCGGATCGGGTACGGCCAAACTGGCTCGCGGAACCTCTCTGTATGTCATCTGTGTGGCCCTGGCGAAGGTGTTGGGGCTCGTCTGGGTCATTCCGGTGACCGCGATCATCGGACCGACAGGCAACGGCATCTACGGAAACGCCTACGCCGTTTACAATATTCTTCAGCAACTTGCGACCTCGGGCTTTCCGCTCGCCATGGGAAAACTCATTGCCGAACGCAGAGCGCGTGGGGAACGCGCGGTGGTGGAACACATTTACCGCGTCACAATGCGCTCCCTCATGATCTTTAGTGTCTGCGCTTTCGCGGTGATGTGGTTCGGAGCGCCGATCTTCGCGCACATGGTGTCGCTCAAGGACAGCGCGGCGTCCGTGGAGCAAAACGTGCCAAGTCTGCGCGCGGTGTCGCTTATGTTGCTTGTCATCCCCGCGATGAGCGGTCTGCGCGGTTATCTCCAGGGCTTTCAGCGCCTCGAAGGGCCCGCGTATTCGCAGACGTTCGAACAATTGTTCCGCGTCATCGCGATGGTGGTAGGCGCCTATCTCGTAGTGGATGTGTGGCACCGGGATCGCGCGGTGTACGGTGCAGCGGCGGCGACGTTCGGAGGGTTTGTGGGCGGACTAGCGGGCCTCATTCTGCTCGTGGCGTTTGCCCTTCCGATTCGGAGGCGCGAGCGACCGCTAGGCTACGACGACAGCCCATTTCGCAGCAGGCAGATCCTGCGCATGGTGTACCACATTGCGCTTCCCGTCAGCCTGGGCGGCTTAGTCGTTCCCATCGCCAACTTAGTCGACTCGTGGACAGTCACCAATCTTCTCCAAGTGAGCGGCGAGAGCTACGCCCAGGCAGTCGCCAACTACGGCATCCTGACACGTCAGGCGATGTACCTCGTCATGTTGCCGATGTCCTTCGCCTACGCCATCGGCGTATCGGTGCTACCTAGCGTTTCAGCAGCGAAAGCGAAACGAAGCCAGGCGGACCTGCAGATGAACATCACGTTCACACTGAGAACGATGTTCCTCATGAGCTTTCCCACGTCGGCGGCACTGCTTGTCCTCAGTCGCCCGATTAACCTGGCTCTGTTCGGGACAACGGCCGGATCGGACATCATCTCGACGGTTTCGTTCATGAGCATTTTCGCCAGCATGGAGCTCATCTCCACCTACGTGCTGCAAGGCCTCGGCAAGATGTACCGCCCCGTGCGGAACATGTTCCTCGGCCTGGGCATCAAAACTGCGCTGAACTTCGCGCTGATTTTGGGCTTGCACAACGCGCTCGGCGCGGCCCTTGCCACGACATGCGGATACATCGTCTCGTCTCTTCTCAACGTGGCCGCGGTGCGCAAGTATGGTCAAGTGCACTTCTCGCTGCGCCGCCTCATGCGTCCCTTCTTCCGGTCGGCGCTCGTCGCGGCCATCGCGATGTTTGGCGCAGACTACGGACTTGGGCGGTTGCTGCATGCGGGGCACGGCGTGGAGGGGCGGTTGGCGGCCGTGATCGAGCTCTTGGTCGCGGGAGGAGTGGGCGCGCTCGTCTACCTGCTGCTCGTGGCGCGATCCGGCGTGATGACGGAGGAAGAGTTTCGCAGCGTGCCGGGCGTCGGCAAGTATCTCGGCAAAATGGCCCGCAGATTGCGCAAGCCGCCCCGGCGGCCTGGCACAGAGCGGCTACGCAAGTACCCATAA
- a CDS encoding sigma factor G inhibitor Gin, with amino-acid sequence MREMADLEELWGTALPSDNCIICGRTGQEGMRVCGQLICHACEREIVQTDVEDEAYRRYVEQMKLIWLSALSL; translated from the coding sequence ATGAGAGAAATGGCGGATCTCGAGGAGCTTTGGGGTACGGCTCTTCCCTCGGACAACTGCATCATCTGCGGCCGTACTGGACAAGAGGGCATGCGGGTGTGCGGGCAACTGATTTGCCACGCGTGTGAGCGCGAGATCGTCCAGACAGATGTCGAGGACGAGGCCTATCGCCGCTATGTGGAGCAGATGAAGCTGATTTGGCTATCGGCTTTGTCGCTGTGA